The following DNA comes from Thermoflexus sp..
GGGCAGGCGTTCCAGGGCGGCGAGGATCAGGCTGGTTTTGCCTGCCCCTGGGGCGGACATGAGGTTCACGGCCAGGAGGCCGGCGCGATCGAAGGCCGCGCGGTTTTCAGAGGCCACGGCCTGGTTGGCCTGGAGGATCGCCTTCACGACCGGGATCTGCGTCCCCATCCTCCACCTCCATGTATGCAACGAGGCAACCGGTTCCGCCGGTGATCTGAATATGGGGGCTGCCGCAGAAAGGGCATGTCGGAATCAACGGGGGTTCCACCGGGAACCGTGCCTTGCACGTCTGGCAATGCCCCTCTCCGGGCTCCCGGCGGATCCGCAGGATCGCGC
Coding sequences within:
- a CDS encoding hydrogenase maturation nickel metallochaperone HypA gives rise to the protein AIAEGILAVVLEAAEAARARRVLAIDLTVGALTGYVDDSIRFYFDLLSRGTLAEGAILRIRREPGEGHCQTCKARFPVEPPLIPTCPFCGSPHIQITGGTGCLVAYMEVEDGDADPGREGDPPGQPGRGL